One window of the Marinilactibacillus sp. Marseille-P9653 genome contains the following:
- the rplI gene encoding 50S ribosomal protein L9, whose protein sequence is MEVVLLKDVKGTGKKGEIKNVSDGYANNFLLKKGLAKEATNSAVKELSAKKNAMKREENEILEAAKQDKKKIEDNAIELHEKAAEDGRLFGSVTTKQIAKELEKQLGIKVDKRKLNQPIPMRAVGSQNVEVKLHKEVTAELTVRVTAID, encoded by the coding sequence ATGGAAGTAGTTTTATTGAAAGATGTCAAAGGTACTGGAAAAAAAGGCGAAATCAAAAATGTATCAGACGGATACGCTAATAACTTTTTATTGAAAAAAGGATTGGCAAAAGAAGCTACAAATTCAGCAGTAAAAGAATTATCTGCTAAGAAAAATGCTATGAAGCGTGAAGAAAATGAAATTTTAGAAGCAGCTAAACAAGATAAGAAAAAAATAGAAGATAATGCAATCGAACTTCATGAAAAAGCGGCAGAAGATGGCCGACTATTTGGATCGGTTACGACTAAACAGATTGCTAAAGAGCTAGAAAAACAACTAGGTATTAAAGTTGATAAACGCAAACTGAATCAACCAATACCAATGAGAGCGGTAGGGTCTCAAAATGTAGAAGTGAAATTACACAAAGAAGTTACTGCAGAATTAACAGTTCGTGTAACAGCAATAGACTAA
- a CDS encoding DHH family phosphoesterase: protein MKRVNEEESLPRFLDRPFMRMMILFAILAIVVLTILSFIANVWVGMLMLLIAVTIFLVAWRFGKEYVEELNSYILNLSYRIKRGEQEALIKMPIGIILINQNEEVDWVNPNMQTQLFSEESVLGKHISEVNEDIYKQIKNSGETKTELLEWNNKIFQIIVQEDIHAIYLMDITEYAQVKVKYEEARPVVGWLFLDNYDEVVQGLDDRGVSGFNSLLTTYLSNWGKQHSIFYKKTSEDKYFLLLNRSELERIENEKFNIIDNIRDRTSKRNLPLTISIGIAYGDDDFDKLAELAQSNLDLALGRGGDQAIVKEVDQEPRYYGGKTNPMEKRTRVRSRMISQAMQELIKGSDQVFVMGHKNPDMDAIGSSLGIARISMMLKKKCWVVIDQDDLSNDVGKLMNEIEKQNQVNQNIISPAEAQNIITENDLVVLVDHHKPLLSIAPNLLKKTKKNIVIDHHRRGEEFTENPLLVYIEPYASSTAELITELFEYVSSDGEPINRIEATAMLGGIIVDTNNFSLRTGSRTFDAASYLQSVGANSTMIQRLLKEDPETYLRRSKLIETIEFVHEGVAVAHGKDQQIYPPVTSAQTADTMLSISGVEAAFVITKRSDDMVGISARSLGKINVQIIMERMGGGGHLSNAATQIDGKSVQEVREELIAQIKTAFE, encoded by the coding sequence ATGAAAAGAGTCAATGAAGAAGAATCTCTTCCAAGGTTCCTAGATCGACCATTCATGCGCATGATGATTCTATTTGCCATTTTAGCTATCGTAGTATTAACGATACTTAGTTTTATTGCTAATGTGTGGGTAGGCATGCTCATGCTTTTAATCGCAGTGACAATCTTTTTGGTAGCCTGGAGATTCGGAAAAGAATACGTAGAAGAACTGAATTCTTATATATTAAATCTATCTTATAGAATTAAGCGTGGAGAACAAGAAGCCTTAATTAAGATGCCTATTGGAATAATACTAATCAATCAGAATGAAGAGGTCGATTGGGTTAATCCTAACATGCAAACTCAGTTGTTTAGTGAAGAGAGCGTGCTAGGGAAACATATTAGTGAAGTCAACGAAGACATCTATAAACAAATTAAGAACTCGGGTGAAACAAAGACTGAGTTACTTGAATGGAATAATAAGATATTCCAGATAATTGTACAGGAAGACATCCATGCAATTTATTTAATGGATATTACGGAATATGCTCAAGTGAAAGTGAAATATGAAGAAGCGAGACCCGTTGTAGGCTGGCTCTTTCTTGATAATTACGATGAAGTCGTTCAAGGGCTTGATGACCGTGGAGTATCAGGATTTAATAGTTTGCTGACAACCTATTTATCAAATTGGGGTAAGCAACATAGTATTTTTTACAAAAAAACTTCTGAAGATAAATACTTCCTTTTATTAAATAGAAGTGAGCTAGAAAGAATAGAAAATGAAAAATTCAATATCATAGACAATATTAGAGATAGAACGTCAAAACGTAATTTACCGCTTACAATCAGTATAGGCATTGCTTATGGAGATGATGACTTTGATAAACTTGCTGAACTGGCACAAAGCAATCTGGACTTAGCCCTAGGTCGTGGTGGAGATCAAGCTATCGTTAAAGAGGTTGATCAAGAACCAAGATACTATGGTGGTAAAACGAATCCGATGGAAAAACGTACAAGAGTACGTTCGAGAATGATTAGTCAAGCTATGCAAGAATTAATCAAAGGAAGCGATCAAGTGTTCGTTATGGGCCATAAGAACCCAGATATGGATGCTATCGGATCTTCGCTAGGTATAGCCCGTATTTCCATGATGCTTAAAAAGAAATGCTGGGTCGTTATTGATCAAGATGACTTAAGTAATGATGTAGGCAAGCTGATGAATGAAATTGAGAAACAAAACCAAGTGAATCAGAATATCATTTCTCCTGCCGAAGCTCAAAATATCATTACAGAAAATGATTTAGTTGTTTTAGTAGATCATCATAAACCTTTGCTATCCATTGCACCAAACTTGCTTAAGAAAACGAAGAAAAATATTGTTATCGATCATCATAGACGTGGAGAAGAGTTTACCGAAAATCCATTACTTGTCTATATTGAACCATACGCTTCTTCAACAGCCGAACTGATTACAGAGTTGTTCGAATATGTATCGTCGGATGGTGAACCAATCAACCGTATTGAAGCGACTGCCATGCTAGGTGGTATTATTGTAGACACGAATAACTTTAGCTTACGTACCGGTTCAAGGACATTTGATGCTGCTAGCTACTTGCAGTCAGTCGGAGCAAATTCTACAATGATTCAGAGATTACTGAAAGAAGATCCAGAAACTTATCTGAGACGTAGTAAGTTAATTGAAACAATTGAGTTTGTTCATGAAGGTGTGGCGGTTGCACATGGAAAGGATCAACAGATTTATCCGCCTGTTACATCAGCACAAACTGCGGATACGATGTTGAGTATATCAGGTGTTGAAGCAGCCTTTGTTATTACAAAACGTTCAGATGATATGGTTGGAATCAGTGCAAGAAGTCTAGGTAAGATCAATGTACAGATCATCATGGAAAGAATGGGTGGAGGCGGACACTTGTCCAATGCAGCTACTCAAATAGATGGAAAATCAGTACAAGAAGTAAGAGAAGAATTAATAGCACAAATTAAAACAGCATTTGAATAA
- the rpsR gene encoding 30S ribosomal protein S18 — translation MAGRRGGKKRRKVDFFAANHIEYIDYKDTDLLKRFISERGKILPRRVTGTYAKNQRKLTKAIKRSRIMGLLPFVTED, via the coding sequence ATGGCAGGACGCAGAGGCGGCAAGAAGCGCCGGAAAGTTGATTTCTTTGCAGCAAACCATATCGAATATATTGATTATAAAGATACTGATTTGTTGAAACGTTTCATTTCTGAACGCGGTAAAATTTTACCACGTCGTGTAACTGGAACTTATGCAAAGAACCAACGTAAATTAACTAAAGCAATCAAACGTTCACGTATCATGGGATTACTTCCATTCGTAACTGAAGATTAA
- the ssb gene encoding single-stranded DNA-binding protein, which produces MINNVVLVGRLTRDAELRYTGSGTAVASFSIAVERTFTNAQGERETDFINCVAWRKTAEIISNFTRKGSLVGVTGRIQTRNYTNNEGRKVYITEVVCENFQMLEPKSVTDKRSQNDNDSSGSGSSYSNNNANYSNQNNYSQQNNSQAPGNNQNKNNFANFDEDPFEKNDDPIDISDDDLPF; this is translated from the coding sequence ATGATTAATAATGTCGTACTAGTTGGAAGATTAACTCGTGACGCTGAATTACGTTATACAGGTAGTGGTACAGCTGTAGCTTCTTTTTCTATAGCGGTTGAACGTACTTTTACAAACGCTCAAGGAGAAAGAGAAACAGATTTCATTAACTGTGTAGCTTGGAGAAAAACTGCAGAAATTATTTCTAATTTCACTCGCAAAGGTTCTCTGGTCGGTGTAACGGGACGTATTCAAACACGTAATTACACAAACAATGAAGGTCGTAAAGTATATATTACCGAAGTTGTCTGTGAAAATTTCCAAATGTTGGAACCTAAGTCTGTAACAGATAAACGTAGTCAAAATGACAACGATTCTTCTGGATCAGGGTCAAGTTACTCTAACAATAATGCAAATTATTCAAATCAGAACAATTATTCTCAACAGAATAATAGTCAAGCTCCTGGAAATAATCAGAACAAAAACAATTTTGCAAACTTCGATGAGGATCCATTTGAAAAAAATGACGATCCAATTGATATTTCAGATGACGATTTACCGTTTTGA
- the rpsF gene encoding 30S ribosomal protein S6, which yields MSQSAKYEILYIIRPNIEEDNKKALVERFETILKDNGAEVTESKDWAKRRFAYEIKGYREGTYRLVNIVSEDAAAINEFERLARINEDILRHMIVRLED from the coding sequence ATGAGTCAATCAGCGAAATATGAAATTTTATATATTATCCGTCCAAATATCGAAGAAGATAACAAAAAAGCGTTAGTAGAACGTTTCGAAACAATCTTAAAAGATAATGGTGCTGAAGTTACTGAATCAAAAGACTGGGCGAAACGTCGTTTTGCATATGAGATCAAAGGATACCGAGAAGGTACTTACCGCTTGGTAAATATTGTATCTGAAGATGCAGCAGCAATTAACGAATTCGAACGTCTAGCTCGTATTAACGAAGATATTCTTCGTCATATGATCGTACGTTTGGAAGACTAA
- the gyrA gene encoding DNA gyrase subunit A, with product MESINLASEMKNSFLDYAMSVIVSRALPDVRDGLKPVHRRILYGMNELGMTPDKAYKKSARIVGDVMGKYHPHGDSAIYESMVRMAQDFSYRNPLVDGHGNFGSIDGDSAAAMRYTEAKMSKIAMEMLRDINKDTIDYHDNYDGSEREPDVLPARFPNLLVNGASGIAVGMATNIPPHNLREVIAACRMLMDNSEATVAELMEVLPGPDFPTGAMVLGKSGIRKAYETGRGSIKVRAKAHIDILKNGRERIIVDELPYLVNKAKLVERIAELARDKRIEGITDLTDESDRDGMRVVIEVRRDVSASVILNNLYKLTPMQTSFGFNMLAIVNGIPKTLGIVEILTEYLKHQRIVIRRRTEYDKRKAEARAHILEGLRIALDHIDEIISIIRGSQTGQIAKETLMERFDLSERQSQAILDMRMVRLTGLEREKIEGEYQELISTIDDLTDILARPERVNEIIEVELEEISEKHGDDRRTELLVGELLSLEDEDLIEEEEIAITLSHNGYMKRMAISEFKAQNRGGRGVKGMGTNTDDFVETLLTCSTHDLLLFFTNTGKVYKAKGYEIPEYGRTAKGIPAINFLGIDNSEKIQAIINMRGEAKENEHLFFTTRKGTVKRTALSEFMNIRTSGLRAIVLREEDELIDVSMTNGDQNIIIGTRDGYAVSFHETKVRSMGRAAAGVRGINLRADDDVVGMDLLNEDSEVLIITENGYGKRTAASEYAIRGRGGKGVKTANVTEKNGPLIGLKTVDGHEDIMLITNGGVVIRFHATNISQTGRATQGVRLMRLEEGNKVSTLAKVEPQEEEELEVSEVEDPTVEILEDNLETETEDHTEE from the coding sequence ATGGAATCGATCAATCTTGCTAGTGAAATGAAAAATTCATTTCTAGATTATGCAATGAGTGTTATTGTTTCCCGTGCCTTACCTGATGTTCGAGATGGTCTGAAACCTGTTCACCGCCGTATTCTTTACGGAATGAATGAATTAGGTATGACACCCGACAAAGCTTACAAAAAATCTGCTCGTATCGTTGGAGACGTAATGGGTAAGTATCACCCCCACGGTGACTCTGCGATTTATGAATCCATGGTGCGTATGGCACAAGACTTCAGTTATCGTAACCCTCTAGTTGACGGACACGGAAACTTTGGTTCAATAGATGGCGATAGTGCAGCAGCAATGCGTTATACAGAAGCGAAAATGAGTAAGATCGCTATGGAAATGCTTAGAGATATCAATAAAGATACGATTGACTATCACGATAACTATGATGGTTCTGAAAGAGAACCAGATGTCTTGCCTGCAAGATTTCCGAATTTACTGGTAAACGGTGCTTCTGGAATTGCGGTAGGAATGGCTACAAATATTCCTCCACATAACTTAAGAGAAGTGATTGCTGCTTGTCGTATGTTGATGGACAACAGTGAAGCAACAGTGGCTGAATTGATGGAAGTATTACCTGGACCGGATTTCCCGACAGGTGCGATGGTGTTAGGTAAGTCTGGTATTCGAAAAGCATACGAGACTGGTCGTGGATCAATCAAAGTTCGTGCAAAAGCACATATTGACATACTTAAAAATGGTCGTGAACGCATTATCGTTGATGAACTGCCTTATTTAGTCAATAAAGCAAAACTAGTAGAACGTATAGCTGAATTAGCTCGAGATAAGCGCATTGAGGGCATTACAGACTTAACAGATGAATCAGATAGAGATGGTATGCGCGTGGTCATAGAAGTCCGTAGAGACGTCTCAGCGAGCGTTATACTGAACAATTTGTATAAGTTGACACCGATGCAAACCTCTTTTGGATTCAATATGCTTGCAATTGTAAATGGTATCCCTAAAACGCTTGGAATAGTAGAGATACTAACAGAGTATTTAAAACACCAAAGAATCGTTATCCGTAGAAGAACAGAATACGATAAGCGCAAAGCAGAAGCGCGCGCACATATTCTAGAAGGCCTGCGTATTGCACTGGATCACATCGATGAAATCATCTCAATCATTAGAGGTTCTCAAACTGGCCAAATTGCTAAAGAGACTTTGATGGAAAGATTCGACCTTTCTGAACGTCAATCACAAGCAATACTTGATATGCGTATGGTCCGTTTAACAGGACTAGAAAGAGAGAAAATCGAAGGCGAATATCAAGAACTGATTTCTACAATTGATGATTTAACAGATATTCTGGCTCGTCCAGAACGTGTAAATGAAATCATCGAAGTAGAGCTGGAAGAAATTTCTGAAAAGCATGGCGATGATCGCCGTACAGAACTTCTAGTTGGTGAATTATTAAGCCTTGAAGATGAAGATTTGATTGAAGAAGAAGAGATTGCGATTACCTTATCTCACAATGGATATATGAAACGCATGGCCATTTCAGAGTTTAAAGCTCAAAACCGAGGCGGTAGAGGCGTGAAAGGTATGGGGACGAATACAGATGACTTTGTAGAGACCTTATTAACCTGTTCGACGCATGATTTACTCTTATTCTTTACGAATACTGGTAAAGTATACAAAGCTAAAGGATATGAGATTCCAGAATACGGCCGTACAGCTAAAGGTATTCCGGCAATTAACTTCCTGGGTATAGATAATAGCGAGAAAATTCAAGCCATTATCAATATGCGTGGAGAAGCGAAAGAAAATGAACACTTATTCTTTACAACTCGTAAAGGGACTGTCAAACGTACAGCCTTAAGTGAATTCATGAATATTCGTACAAGCGGATTAAGAGCCATCGTCTTAAGAGAAGAAGATGAATTGATCGATGTGTCCATGACTAATGGAGATCAAAACATTATTATCGGTACACGAGATGGTTATGCTGTTAGCTTCCATGAAACAAAAGTAAGAAGTATGGGTAGAGCAGCTGCAGGTGTCCGAGGAATCAACTTAAGAGCTGACGATGATGTAGTCGGAATGGATCTCTTAAACGAAGATTCAGAGGTATTGATCATCACAGAAAATGGATACGGTAAGAGAACGGCTGCTAGCGAGTATGCTATTCGTGGTCGAGGCGGTAAAGGTGTTAAAACAGCCAACGTTACTGAGAAGAACGGTCCTCTAATCGGTCTTAAAACAGTAGATGGACATGAAGATATCATGTTGATTACAAACGGTGGAGTCGTTATTCGATTCCACGCTACAAATATTTCTCAGACAGGCCGAGCAACTCAAGGTGTTCGATTGATGCGTCTGGAAGAAGGCAATAAAGTATCCACACTCGCTAAAGTAGAACCTCAAGAAGAGGAAGAACTTGAAGTGAGCGAAGTGGAAGATCCGACAGTAGAAATACTAGAAGATAACCTTGAAACTGAAACAGAAGATCATACTGAAGAGTAG
- the gyrB gene encoding DNA topoisomerase (ATP-hydrolyzing) subunit B, translated as MTPKEVVEIREEYDASQIQVLEGLEAVRKRPGMYIGSTGEAGLHHLVWEIVDNSIDEAMAGHADKIEIVIEPDNIVTVTDDGRGIPIDIQQKTGRPAVETVFTILHAGGKFGGGGYKVSGGLHGVGSSVVNALSEYLEVNVHKNGKVYNQRYERGAVMYDLKETGTTDKRGTEVVFKADAEIFKETTVYDFHKLSTRVRELAFLNKGLNISIEDRRGEEPVRLDYRYEGGIQSYVSYLNQTKTNLYEEPIFLEGEQEGIVVEVALQHTDGFHMNIMSFANNIHTYEGGMHESGFKTALTRIINDYARRNKILKENDDNLTGEDVREGLTVVLSIKHPDPQFEGQTKTKLGNSEVRTITDRLFSEHFDRFLMENPTVGRQIIEKALLAARARLAAKRAREVTRKKNGLEISNLPGKLADCSSKDPEKSEIFIVEGDSAGGSAKQGRSRLFQAILPIRGKILNVEKASIDRILANEEIRSLFTAMGTGFGEEFEIDKTRYHKLIIMTDADVDGAHIRTLLLTLIFRYMRPVIEAGFVYIAQPPLYQVKQGKKEVYLDTDKQLEAYLKEIPPTPKPDIQRYKGLGEMDAEQLWDTTMNPENRRLLQVTVEDAIEADMVFDMLMGEKVEPRRVFIEDNAQYVQNIDI; from the coding sequence TTGACTCCAAAAGAAGTCGTAGAAATACGCGAAGAATACGATGCAAGTCAGATTCAAGTACTGGAAGGTCTAGAAGCTGTTAGAAAAAGACCCGGAATGTATATCGGATCGACAGGTGAAGCAGGACTACATCACCTAGTATGGGAAATTGTAGATAACTCAATAGATGAAGCTATGGCAGGTCACGCTGATAAGATTGAGATTGTCATTGAACCCGACAACATCGTAACCGTTACAGATGACGGACGAGGTATCCCAATCGATATCCAGCAAAAAACAGGTCGTCCAGCAGTAGAAACGGTCTTTACGATCTTGCATGCTGGTGGTAAATTCGGCGGCGGCGGATATAAAGTATCTGGAGGATTGCACGGTGTAGGTTCATCTGTAGTAAATGCTTTGTCGGAGTACCTTGAAGTGAACGTCCATAAAAATGGAAAAGTCTACAATCAGCGCTATGAACGTGGTGCAGTGATGTATGACCTTAAAGAAACGGGTACAACGGACAAACGTGGAACAGAAGTAGTCTTCAAAGCAGATGCAGAAATTTTCAAAGAGACAACTGTTTATGATTTCCATAAATTATCGACTCGTGTAAGAGAATTGGCTTTCTTGAATAAAGGATTAAATATCTCGATTGAAGATCGCAGAGGAGAAGAGCCTGTACGCTTGGATTACCGTTATGAAGGCGGAATTCAAAGCTACGTAAGCTATTTGAATCAGACAAAAACCAATTTATACGAAGAGCCGATTTTCCTTGAAGGAGAACAAGAAGGTATCGTTGTAGAAGTAGCCTTACAACATACAGATGGCTTCCATATGAATATTATGAGCTTTGCAAATAATATCCACACCTATGAAGGTGGGATGCATGAGTCAGGATTCAAAACTGCTTTAACGCGAATCATCAACGACTATGCTCGCAGAAACAAGATTTTAAAAGAAAATGACGATAATCTGACTGGTGAAGATGTTCGAGAGGGCTTGACTGTCGTACTCAGTATCAAACATCCAGATCCACAGTTTGAAGGACAGACAAAAACAAAACTGGGTAACTCAGAAGTGCGTACAATTACGGACCGACTATTCAGTGAGCATTTTGATCGCTTCTTAATGGAAAATCCGACTGTTGGTAGACAGATTATTGAAAAAGCCTTGTTGGCAGCACGTGCGCGCTTGGCAGCTAAACGTGCCAGAGAAGTTACGCGTAAGAAAAATGGTTTGGAAATCAGCAACCTTCCAGGAAAACTGGCTGACTGTTCTTCTAAAGATCCTGAAAAATCAGAAATTTTCATTGTTGAGGGAGACTCCGCTGGAGGTTCTGCAAAACAAGGAAGATCAAGACTATTTCAGGCGATTTTACCCATCAGGGGTAAGATTTTGAACGTAGAAAAAGCTTCTATTGACCGTATTTTAGCCAATGAAGAAATCCGTTCGTTGTTTACAGCGATGGGTACAGGATTCGGCGAAGAATTTGAAATCGATAAAACAAGATATCATAAACTGATTATCATGACAGATGCGGATGTAGATGGTGCGCATATTCGTACACTGCTACTCACACTGATTTTCAGATATATGAGACCCGTTATCGAAGCAGGATTCGTATATATCGCTCAGCCACCTTTGTATCAAGTCAAACAAGGTAAAAAAGAAGTTTACTTGGATACAGATAAACAATTAGAAGCATACTTGAAAGAAATTCCACCAACACCAAAACCAGACATTCAGCGTTACAAAGGTCTAGGGGAGATGGATGCGGAACAACTTTGGGATACAACAATGAATCCTGAGAACCGTCGCTTACTCCAAGTAACCGTTGAAGATGCCATTGAAGCGGATATGGTATTTGATATGTTGATGGGTGAAAAAGTAGAGCCTCGTCGCGTGTTCATTGAAGATAACGCTCAATATGTTCAAAATATTGATATTTAA
- the recF gene encoding DNA replication/repair protein RecF, with translation MYLKDLQLRGYRNYDKAEAVFSQNINVFLGENAQGKTNMMESIYVLAMARSHRTANDKELIGWDQEFAKVTGRIEKSQGGFPLEIILSKKGKKAKLNHLEQKKLSAYIGHLNVILFAPEDLSLVKGSPSVRRKFLDMEMGQMSPIYLHHLVEYQKMLKQRNQYLKQARFKNKIDQTYLDVLTDQLAAEGAEVLTERFKFTKRLQEWAEPIHKSISQEKEQLRIEYASSIPVNSEQDKNQLMQDLLEQFSKNQQRELDQGTTVSGPHRDDLRFYINDKNVQTYGSQGQQRTTALSVKLAEIELMFEMTGEYPVLLLDDVLSELDDDRQTHLLKSIQDKVQTFLTTTSLDGVKKELLNDPRIFNVSDGQIKMESE, from the coding sequence ATGTATTTAAAAGACCTCCAACTAAGAGGTTACCGCAACTACGATAAAGCCGAAGCTGTATTTTCTCAGAATATCAATGTGTTTCTGGGAGAAAATGCTCAGGGCAAAACGAATATGATGGAAAGTATCTATGTACTCGCGATGGCCAGAAGCCACCGTACAGCAAACGATAAGGAATTGATCGGTTGGGATCAGGAATTTGCAAAAGTAACGGGTCGAATCGAAAAATCGCAAGGTGGCTTCCCACTGGAGATTATTCTCTCCAAAAAAGGAAAGAAAGCAAAACTGAATCATCTAGAACAAAAAAAGCTCAGTGCCTATATTGGTCATCTGAACGTTATTTTGTTTGCGCCAGAAGACTTGTCTCTTGTCAAAGGATCGCCTTCTGTTAGAAGAAAGTTTCTGGATATGGAGATGGGGCAGATGAGCCCGATTTATCTTCACCATCTTGTTGAGTATCAAAAGATGCTCAAGCAGCGTAACCAGTATCTGAAACAAGCGAGATTCAAAAATAAAATCGATCAGACCTATTTAGATGTCTTAACAGATCAGCTAGCTGCAGAAGGTGCAGAAGTTCTTACTGAGCGATTTAAATTCACCAAGCGCCTGCAGGAATGGGCTGAACCGATACACAAATCTATTTCTCAGGAAAAAGAACAGTTACGTATCGAATACGCATCCTCTATACCGGTTAATTCTGAACAAGATAAAAACCAACTGATGCAAGACTTGTTGGAGCAATTCAGCAAGAATCAGCAAAGAGAGCTAGATCAAGGAACCACAGTAAGTGGCCCCCACAGAGATGACCTCCGTTTTTACATCAACGACAAAAATGTCCAGACTTATGGATCTCAAGGACAGCAGCGAACGACTGCACTTAGCGTGAAACTTGCAGAAATTGAATTAATGTTCGAAATGACGGGAGAATATCCTGTCTTATTACTCGACGACGTATTAAGTGAGCTAGACGATGATCGACAAACGCACTTGCTTAAATCCATTCAAGACAAGGTTCAGACATTTTTGACAACGACGAGTTTGGACGGAGTAAAAAAAGAATTATTGAATGACCCGCGGATTTTTAATGTATCAGATGGGCAGATTAAAATGGAGAGTGAATAA
- the yaaA gene encoding S4 domain-containing protein YaaA, which produces MHTPIQIEEVYITLGQFLKHANVISSGGMAKPFLEQFEVFVNGEPENRRGKKLYDGTVVDIPEVGSFVVESLKHEDA; this is translated from the coding sequence GTGCATACCCCAATTCAAATAGAAGAAGTGTATATTACATTAGGCCAATTTCTGAAACACGCGAATGTGATCTCAAGTGGAGGAATGGCTAAGCCGTTTCTAGAGCAGTTTGAAGTCTTTGTTAACGGAGAACCTGAAAACAGACGAGGAAAGAAACTTTATGACGGTACAGTAGTAGATATTCCAGAAGTAGGTAGTTTTGTAGTTGAATCTTTAAAACATGAGGACGCCTGA
- the dnaN gene encoding DNA polymerase III subunit beta, whose product MKFSIKRTAFLKKLRDVQLAVSSRTTIPILTGIKLVADAEGVKLTGSNSDISIETIISVHDEKAELKIEEEGSIVLQPARFFSDIVNKLPDETFSIEVMDRVQTAITSASSSFIINGLDAANYPHLPEIDTDQAFTLPVQLLKTIVKQTVIAVSSHESRPILTGVNLSLKEGRLKAVATDSHRLSQRVIPLESAGDFSYNIVIPGKSLQELSRLLDDSLDEITVAIAENQILFKTEDTHFYSRLLEGNYPDTDRLIPDASSTQITLDAQVLLGAVERASLLSHEGKNNVVKLSVKQNELEITGNSPEVGRVNEDVSFKQIEGEEMEISFNPDYLKAALNTFGAVEITIKLISTLRPFVLVPSDDNREFIQLITPIRTS is encoded by the coding sequence ATGAAATTTTCTATCAAACGAACGGCTTTTCTAAAAAAATTGAGAGATGTTCAACTTGCAGTATCTTCAAGAACGACAATTCCGATATTAACAGGAATCAAATTGGTTGCAGATGCAGAAGGCGTTAAACTGACCGGTAGTAACTCTGATATCTCAATTGAAACCATTATTTCAGTTCATGATGAAAAAGCTGAATTGAAAATTGAAGAAGAAGGTAGTATTGTTTTACAACCTGCTCGTTTCTTCAGTGACATTGTAAACAAGTTGCCAGATGAAACATTCTCTATTGAGGTAATGGATCGCGTTCAAACGGCCATCACTTCAGCTTCCTCTTCTTTTATTATCAATGGACTGGATGCAGCTAATTATCCACACCTACCAGAAATCGATACGGACCAAGCATTTACTTTACCCGTTCAGTTGTTGAAAACTATTGTTAAACAAACCGTTATTGCGGTATCTTCACATGAAAGTCGTCCGATATTAACAGGCGTGAATCTTTCTTTAAAAGAAGGCAGACTAAAAGCCGTTGCTACAGATAGTCACCGCTTAAGTCAAAGAGTCATTCCTTTAGAATCTGCTGGAGATTTCTCTTACAACATTGTAATCCCTGGAAAGAGTCTTCAAGAATTATCAAGATTACTAGATGATTCTCTTGATGAAATTACAGTTGCGATTGCAGAAAACCAGATTTTATTCAAAACAGAAGATACACATTTCTATTCAAGACTTTTAGAAGGGAACTATCCGGATACAGATCGCCTGATTCCTGATGCTTCTTCTACACAGATCACACTAGACGCACAAGTTCTTCTAGGTGCTGTAGAGCGTGCTTCTCTTTTATCACATGAAGGTAAAAACAATGTGGTTAAATTATCAGTGAAGCAAAATGAATTGGAAATAACCGGAAACTCCCCAGAAGTCGGAAGAGTGAATGAAGATGTGTCCTTCAAACAGATCGAAGGAGAAGAAATGGAAATCTCATTCAATCCTGATTATCTGAAAGCTGCGCTGAATACATTTGGTGCTGTTGAAATTACGATAAAACTCATTTCAACTTTGAGACCTTTTGTATTGGTTCCAAGTGATGATAACAGAGAATTTATCCAGTTAATTACACCAATTCGTACATCTTAA